Proteins from one Impatiens glandulifera chromosome 2, dImpGla2.1, whole genome shotgun sequence genomic window:
- the LOC124926822 gene encoding calmodulin-like yields the protein MAHHLSNDQISEFKEAFGFFDKDGDGSITTKELGTVMRSLGKNPTEAEIQEMINEVDADRSGTINLPEFLELMARKMTEADSGGGGGGGEDLKEAFRVFDKDQNDSISAAELRHVMLNLGERLTDEEVDEMFREADVNGDGQIDYDEFVKVMTAKRRQRRIDDSKKRQQSINTKNGAGKAKPPRRARARDCWML from the exons ATGGCTCATCACCTTAGCAATGATCAGATCTCAGAATTCAAGGAAGCTTTCGGCTTCTTCGACAAGGATGGAGATG GGAGTATAACTACAAAGGAGCTGGGAACAGTGATGAGATCATTGGGGAAGAATCCAACGGAGGCTGAGATTCAAGAGATGATTAACGAAGTAGATGCCGATCGAAGCGGAACCATCAATTTACCTGAATTCCTGGAACTGATGGCGAGAAAGATGACGGAAGCAGATTCCGGCGGCGGCGGTGGTGGGGGGGAGGATCTGAAAGAAGCTTTCAGAGTGTTTGATAAGGATCAGAACGACTCCATCTCTGCTGCCGAGCTCCGTCACGTGATGTTGAATCTGGGAGAGAGACTCACCGATGAAGAAGTCGATGAGATGTTCCGGGAAGCTGATGTTAACGGCGACGGTCAGATCGATTATGATGAGTTCGTCAAGGTCATGACTGCCaa GAGGCGACAGAGAAGAATTGATGATTCAAAGAAGCGGCAGCAGAGCATCAACACCAAGAATGGCGCCGGCAAGGCCAAACCCCCTCGCAGGGCCCGAGCTCGTGATTGTTGGATGCtctag
- the LOC124923903 gene encoding G-type lectin S-receptor-like serine/threonine-protein kinase At1g11410 yields the protein MMRRIFTIFTVFFLLFFFFFFCCCNSIDTITFDNPLKDDDRNHLVSTAGTFVLGFFSPGKSTNRYIGIWYNFSTETIVWVANRDNPVRDSSGVLSLDQTGNLVITASNLSTPPVWSTTNFTTSPNLVSAQLSDSGNLRLLRDNAVVWQSIDHPTNTIIPSMKLGLDRRANRYTVITSWKSPDDPGTGEYTYRMDLTEMPELVYEQGPTRRLWRTGPWIGNGWSGIPEVLINDFIFSVVYTNDRDEATLAYSNSSASIIPRLVANETGNLQRLAWQEGSRQWYESWSYQKEECNNYNHCGAYGNCDPQPTRSFECTCLPGFEPKSTIDWFTIKDGSGGCVRKQGRMICREGDGFVPVENAKLPDMRVARVNMSMGLEACKENCLKNCNCTAYASSTGGEVGCITWIGELLDTRVFPTGGHTLFVRVDNVELAEYLESQQRPRRSAQPKRVTYIIVASTIIPLAIIGALIVFWFITQKRRKDRKRNNRHMLFTTANGSSSSQENSTRETHIDDFPFFDLSTIVASTDNFSISNKLGEGGFGMVYKGRLRNGVEIAVKRLAKNSGQGTEEFKNEVCLIAKLQHRNLVRLLGSCVEHHEKMLIYEYLPNRSLDSFIFDEEKRSQLSWEKRFNIILGIARGVIYLHQDSRLRIIHRDLKASNILLDDELSPKISDFGMAKIFKGDQMEANTKRVVGTYGYMSPEYAMGGLYSTRSDVFSFGVILIEVVTGKKNSSYYRDDTINLIGHTWNLWKEDKALEIMDRSMGDSWPEEEVLRCVHIGLLCVQELVMDRPTMSDVAFMLCNEIALPFPKQPAFIFNGHDTNDSSTSDVKAKSNNGLTITQVEAR from the exons atgATGAGGAGGATCTTCACCATTTTCACGGTTTTCTTTCtactattcttcttcttcttcttctgctgcTGCAACTCTATTGACACTATAACCTTCGACAACCCTCTAAAGGACGACGACCGCAATCACCTCGTCTCCACCGCTGGGACCTTTGTTCTTGGATTCTTCAGCCCCGGAAAATCCACTAACCGCTATATCGGAATTTGGTACAACTTTTCCACCGAAACCATCGTATGGGTTGCCAACAGAGACAACCCTGTTCGCGATTCCTCCGGTGTTCTCTCTCTCGACCAAACAGGAAACCTTGTCATCACAGCTTCAAACTTGTCAACCCCCCCGGTTTGGTCCACTACTAACTTCACAACCTCCCCAAATCTGGTTTCCGCTCAACTTTCGGATTCCGGGAACTTGAGATTACTTCGCGATAATGCCGTGGTATGGCAGAGCATCGATCATCCGACCAATACTATTATTCCATCCATGAAACTCGGGCTGGACCGAAGGGCCAATCGGTACACGGTCATTACATCTTGGAAGTCTCCAGACGATCCCGGAACAGGGGAGTACACTTACAGAATGGATCTAACTGAGATGCCTGAATTGGTCTACGAACAGGGTCCGACGAGACGGCTGTGGAGAACCGGGCCGTGGATAGGAAACGGTTGGTCGGGAATACCCGAGGTGTTGATCAATGACTTCATATTTAGTGTAGTGTACACGAATGATCGAGATGAGGCCACTCTTGCCTATAGCAATAGCAGCGCTTCCATCATCCCGAGGCTGGTGGCGAATGAGACCGGAAACCTTCAAAGACTAGCGTGGCAGGAGGGTAGTCGTCAATGGTACGAGTCATGGTCGTATCAAAAGGAGGAATGCAACAATTACAATCATTGCGGGGCGTATGGTAATTGCGACCCTCAGCCCACTAGGAGTTTCGAGTGCACTTGCCTACCAGGATTTGAGCCGAAATCGACGATTGATTGGTTCACGATAAAGGATGGTTCGGGTGGGTGTGTGAGAAAGCAAGGACGAATGATTTGTAGGGAAGGAGATGGGTTTGTGCCGGTAGAGAATGCTAAGTTACCCGATATGAGAGTAGCACGCGTGAATATGAGCATGGGTCTTGAAGCATGCAAAGAGAATTGCCTGAAAAATTGTAATTGCACAGCTTATGCAAGTTCAACCGGAGGTGAAGTTGGCTGCATTACCTGGATCGGAGAATTACTCGACACTAGAGTCTTTCCCACCGGCGGCCATACCCTGTTCGTGCGTGTTGACAATGTCGAACTAG ctgaatatttGGAGTCACAACAACGCCCACGGCGTTCCGCACAACCGAAAAGAGTGACATACATAATTGTGGCTTCTACCATTATTCCATTAGCCATAATTGGTGCACTTATAGTTTTCTGGTTCATAACTCAAAAGAGGAGAAAAG ATCGAAAGAGAAACAATAGACATATGTTGTTTACTACTGCTAATGGTTCGTCGTCGTCGCAAGAAAATTCTACGAGAGAAACACACATAGATGATTTTCCCTTTTTTGACCTTAGTACAATTGTTGCTTCCACTGATAATTTTTCCATTTCCAACAAACTCGGAGAAGGTGGCTTTGGCATGGTTTATAAG GGGCGGTTAAGGAATGGAGTAGAGATTGCGGTTAAAAGATTGGCAAAGAATTCAGGACAAGGAACAGAAGAATTTAAGAATGAAGTTTGTTTAATTGCCAAACTCCAACATAGGAATTTGGTGAGGCTATTAGGATCTTGTGTTGAACATCACGAGAAGATGTTGATATATGAATACTTACCAAATAGGAGCTTGGATTCTTTCATCTTTG ACGAAGAGAAGCGGTCCCAACTCAGTTGGGAGAAACGATTTAACATTATTTTGGGAATTGCAAGGGGAGTGATATACCTTCATCAAGACTCTCGTTTAAGAATAATTCATAGAGACTTGAAAGCTAGCAATATTTTGTTAGACGATGAATTAAGTCCTaaaatttcagattttggaATGGCTAAGATTTTTAAAGGTGATCAAATGGAAGCTAATACAAAGAGGGTAGTTGGAACATA TGGATATATGTCTCCTGAATATGCCATGGGAGGGTTATACTCGACAAGATCCGATGTCTTCAGTTTCGGTGTCATTTTGATCGAGGTTGTCACTGGAAAGAAAAATAGTAGTTATTATCGAGACGACACGATTAATTTGATTGGACAT ACATGGAACTTATGGAAAGAAGACAAGGCTTTAGAGATAATGGACAGGTCCATGGGTGATTCATGGCCAGAGGAAGAAGTTCTTAGATGTGTTCACATAGGGCTACTATGTGTACAAGAACTTGTTATGGACAGACCAACCATGTCTGATGTTGCTTTCATGTTATGTAATGAAATTGCTCTGCCTTTTCCCAAGCAGCCAGCTTTCATCTTCAATGGGCATGACACGAATGATTCGTCGACAAGCGATGTCAAAGCCAAATCTAACAATGGCCTCACCATCACCCAAGTCGAGGCTCGCTGA